A window from Citrus sinensis cultivar Valencia sweet orange chromosome 3, DVS_A1.0, whole genome shotgun sequence encodes these proteins:
- the LOC102614929 gene encoding probable lipid phosphate phosphatase beta isoform X1 has product MAPTTAATKSTSFHHRIITLDAAVSKSIHTLFHTSIPGSLLLLLEYSADFRFSFPLALSLYFTRVRRPYLIQFLVGLLVDLLFVGLVKSIFRRSRPLYNPDMKPAVSVDHFSFPSGHASRVFFVASFISLLDDFSGNCWLVLGVWTWAVLTSCSRVLLGRHFVSDVLAGACLGVLEAAFVFRFLKRLKWKSWVCLPFSSRSYLFSYTLEMGSSVLFLTSSWTLHGFWKNQHC; this is encoded by the exons ATGGCCCCCACAACCGCAGCCACCAAATCGACGTCGTTCCACCACCGCATCATAACCCTAGACGCCGCCGTTTCCAAATCAATCCACACGCTCTTCCACACATCAATCCCCGGGtccctcctcctcctcctcgaATACTCCGCCGACTTTCGCTTCTCATTTCCCCTCGCACTCTCTCTCTACTTCACTCGCGTCCGCCGCCCTTACCTAATCCAGTTCCTCGTCGGCCTCCTCGTCGACCTCCTCTTCGTCGGCCTCGTCAAATCCATCTTCCGCAGATCACGCCCTCTCTACAATCCCGACATGAAGCCTGCCGTCTCCGTCGACCACTTCTCTTTCCCCAGCGGCCACGCCTCCCGCGTTTTCTTCGTTGCCTCGTTTATTTCTCTATTGGACGATTTTAGCGGAAATTGTTGGCTCGTCTTGGGCGTGTGGACTTGGGCTGTGTTGACTTCGTGTTCTAGGGTTTTGCTTGGACGGCATTTCGTCTCGGATGTTCTCGCTGGGGCGTGTTTGGGTGTCCTTGAAGCTGCGTTTGTGTTTCGCTTTTTGAAG AGGTTAAAATGGAAATCCTGGGTGTGCCTGCCATTCAGTAGCCGAAGCTACTTATTCTCCTATACATTGGAGATGGGTTCTTCTGTGCTGTTCCTTACTTCCTCTTGGACATTGCATGGGTTTTGGAAGAATCAGCATTGTTAA
- the LOC102614929 gene encoding probable lipid phosphate phosphatase beta isoform X3 → MAPTTAATKSTSFHHRIITLDAAVSKSIHTLFHTSIPGSLLLLLEYSADFRFSFPLALSLYFTRVRRPYLIQFLVGLLVDLLFVGLVKSIFRRSRPLYNPDMKPAVSVDHFSFPSGHASRVFFVASFISLLDDFSGNCWLVLGVWTWAVLTSCSRVLLGRHFVSDVLAGACLGVLEAAFVFRFLK, encoded by the exons ATGGCCCCCACAACCGCAGCCACCAAATCGACGTCGTTCCACCACCGCATCATAACCCTAGACGCCGCCGTTTCCAAATCAATCCACACGCTCTTCCACACATCAATCCCCGGGtccctcctcctcctcctcgaATACTCCGCCGACTTTCGCTTCTCATTTCCCCTCGCACTCTCTCTCTACTTCACTCGCGTCCGCCGCCCTTACCTAATCCAGTTCCTCGTCGGCCTCCTCGTCGACCTCCTCTTCGTCGGCCTCGTCAAATCCATCTTCCGCAGATCACGCCCTCTCTACAATCCCGACATGAAGCCTGCCGTCTCCGTCGACCACTTCTCTTTCCCCAGCGGCCACGCCTCCCGCGTTTTCTTCGTTGCCTCGTTTATTTCTCTATTGGACGATTTTAGCGGAAATTGTTGGCTCGTCTTGGGCGTGTGGACTTGGGCTGTGTTGACTTCGTGTTCTAGGGTTTTGCTTGGACGGCATTTCGTCTCGGATGTTCTCGCTGGGGCGTGTTTGGGTGTCCTTGAAGCTGCGTTTGTGTTTCGCTTTTTGAAG TGA
- the LOC102614929 gene encoding probable lipid phosphate phosphatase beta isoform X2, whose translation MAPTTAATKSTSFHHRIITLDAAVSKSIHTLFHTSIPGSLLLLLEYSADFRFSFPLALSLYFTRVRRPYLIQFLVGLLVDLLFVGLVKSIFRRSRPLYNPDMKPAVSVDHFSFPSGHASRVFFVASFISLLDDFSGNCWLVLGVWTWAVLTSCSRVLLGRHFVSDVLAGACLGVLEAAFVFRFLKVSSGLFLYYCNYVAS comes from the exons ATGGCCCCCACAACCGCAGCCACCAAATCGACGTCGTTCCACCACCGCATCATAACCCTAGACGCCGCCGTTTCCAAATCAATCCACACGCTCTTCCACACATCAATCCCCGGGtccctcctcctcctcctcgaATACTCCGCCGACTTTCGCTTCTCATTTCCCCTCGCACTCTCTCTCTACTTCACTCGCGTCCGCCGCCCTTACCTAATCCAGTTCCTCGTCGGCCTCCTCGTCGACCTCCTCTTCGTCGGCCTCGTCAAATCCATCTTCCGCAGATCACGCCCTCTCTACAATCCCGACATGAAGCCTGCCGTCTCCGTCGACCACTTCTCTTTCCCCAGCGGCCACGCCTCCCGCGTTTTCTTCGTTGCCTCGTTTATTTCTCTATTGGACGATTTTAGCGGAAATTGTTGGCTCGTCTTGGGCGTGTGGACTTGGGCTGTGTTGACTTCGTGTTCTAGGGTTTTGCTTGGACGGCATTTCGTCTCGGATGTTCTCGCTGGGGCGTGTTTGGGTGTCCTTGAAGCTGCGTTTGTGTTTCGCTTTTTGAAG GTGTCATCTGggctttttttatattattgcaATTATGTAGCTTCGTGA